One window of the Eucalyptus grandis isolate ANBG69807.140 chromosome 6, ASM1654582v1, whole genome shotgun sequence genome contains the following:
- the LOC104452135 gene encoding MLO protein homolog 1: MAGAAGGQLLQESPTWAIATVCAVFIVLSVFIEQCIHFLAKWFKKNQKKAMMEALEKIKAELMLLGFISLVLTVSTGVLSKICIPASYGKTMLPCEFNHGNKDDDDDHDHDHDHDKRKLLSLATDMMWRRSLAASTSDDYCSKHGKISLISPSGLHQLHIFIFVLAVFHVLYSVVTMALARAKTKKWKAWEAESSSLEYIYTHDPERFRFTHQTSFVMRHSGFSKVPGIKWIVAFFRQFSGSVSKVDYLTMRHGFINAHLAPNSKFNFHKYIKRSMEDDFKAVVGISFPLWIFAILFLLLNVYKLYALTWLSLAPLLIILSVGTKLQVIIMEMAQDIQDRTSVVKGAPLVEPHDKFFWFNRPQWCLLLIHFTLFQNAFQMAFFLWTWSEFGWRSCFHENVGAILTRVLLGLALQFLCSYITFPLYALVTQMGSHMKKAIFEDQMAKALKNWHKEAKERSRQLKMAGLGGDGSSTSSPSSPPSTMGHKHQASNGKSLPISPMSDHPSSSSDKDRLSSLRIHLDEPIRKTHQASTNAESHSIEFSFSSSPNN; this comes from the exons CTTCATCGAACAATGCATTCATTTTCTGGCCAAA TGGTTCAAGAAGAATCAGAAGAAGGCCATGATGGAAGCATTGGAGAAAATTAAAGCCG AGCTTATGCTGCTAGGTTTCATATCTCTAGTGCTCACCGTGAGTACAGGCGTCCTTTCAAAGATATGCATCCCTGCTAGTTATGGCAAAACCATGCTTCCGTGCGAGTTCAATCACGGAAACAAGGACGACGATGACGATCATGACCACGACCATGATCATGACAAGAGAAAGCTTCTTTCCCTCGCCACGGACATGATGTGGCGCCGATCTTTAGCGGCTTCCACCTCGGACGATTACTGCTCCAAGCAC GGGAAGATATCGTTGATCTCTCCGTCAGGGCTGCATCAGCTGCACATCTTCATTTTTGTCCTGGCCGTCTTTCACGTTCTCTACAGCGTCGTCACGATGGCACTAGCGAGGGCCAAA ACGAAGAAGTGGAAGGCTTGGGAAGCAGAAAGCTCATCTCTGGAATACATATATACTCATG ATCCGGAGAGATTCCGATTCACTCATCAGACTTCTTTTGTGATGCGTCACTCCGGCTTCTCAAAAGTCCCTGGAATCAAATGGATC GTTGCTTTCTTTAGGCAATTTTCCGGATCGGTATCGAAGGTCGACTACTTGACGATGCGCCATGGCTTCATCAAC GCCCATCTGGCTCCTAATAGCAAATTCAATTTTCACAAGTACATCAAGAGGTCTATGGAAGATGATTTTAAGGCCGTCGTGGGAATCAG CTTCCCACTGTGGATCTTCGCTATTCTGTTCCTGCTGCTGAACGTATACA AATTGTACGCGCTCACCTGGCTATCGTTGGCTCCACTTCTC ATAATTCTTTCAGTGGGCACAAAGCTTCAAGTGATCATCATGGAAATGGCTCAAGATATCCAGGACAGGACCAGTGTAGTCAAAGGAGCTCCACTTGTCGAGCCACACGACAAGTTCTTCTGGTTTAATCGGCCTCAGTGGTGTCTTCTTTTGATCCATTTCACTTTATTTCAG AACGCCTTCCAGATGGCATTTTTCTTATGGACTTGG TCGGAGTTCGGGTGGAGATCATGCTTCCATGAGAACGTGGGAGCTATTTTGACTAGGGTTCTTCTTGGGTTGGCACTTCAATTCTTGTGCAGCTACATCACCTTCCCTCTCTATGCTCTAGTCACCCAA ATGGGGTCACACATGAAGAAGGCAATCTTCGAGGACCAAATGGCCAAGGCCCTAAAGAATTGGCACAAGGAAGCCAAAGAGAGGAGCAGGCAGCTCAAGATGGCTGGGCTCGGAGGAGATGGCTCCTCCACATCATCACCATCTTCGCCACCATCAACCATGGGTCACAAGCACCAAGCTAGTAATGGCAAAAGCCTTCCTATCTCGCCAATGTCCGATcacccatcatcttcttcagatAAGGATCGGCTCTCGAGTCTGCGGATACATTTGGATGAGCCCATAAGAAAGACCCACCAAGCAAGCACCAATGCAGAGTCGCACAGCATTGAGTTCTCCTTTTCGTCGAGCCCTAACAATTAG